From one Bacteroides eggerthii genomic stretch:
- a CDS encoding alpha/beta hydrolase, whose amino-acid sequence MKKNIRYGLLGLLAVAVVALTGGSFYMLGYSLTPKDNKGKDIPGSYEYMHSKYPFITPWLDSLQTTGALRDTFIINRKGRQLHAMFASAAKPTDKTAVIVHGYTDNAIRMLMIGYLYNNDLNYNILLPDLQDNGLSEGPAIQMGWKDRLDVLNWMNIANDIFGKRTQMVVHGISMGAATTMMVSGEAQQPFVKCFVEDCGYTSVWDEFSFQLKDMFGLPEFPLMYTTSWLCNAKYGWNFQEASSLEQVKKCSLPMFFIHGDADTYVPTRMVYPLYEAKSEPKELWIVPGATHAMSYKDYPQEYTERVKKFVGKYIR is encoded by the coding sequence ATGAAAAAAAACATCAGATACGGTCTGCTCGGACTGTTAGCGGTAGCAGTGGTCGCCCTCACAGGCGGGAGCTTCTACATGCTCGGCTACTCGCTGACACCGAAAGACAATAAAGGTAAGGATATTCCGGGATCGTACGAATATATGCACAGCAAATATCCGTTCATCACGCCCTGGCTGGACAGCCTGCAAACCACAGGCGCACTGCGTGACACTTTCATCATCAACCGGAAAGGCCGGCAACTGCATGCAATGTTTGCCTCTGCCGCCAAGCCCACCGATAAGACAGCAGTCATAGTGCATGGTTATACGGACAATGCCATCCGCATGCTGATGATAGGCTATCTTTACAACAACGATCTGAATTACAATATATTATTGCCCGACTTGCAGGACAACGGTCTGAGCGAGGGTCCTGCCATACAAATGGGATGGAAAGACCGGCTTGATGTGCTGAATTGGATGAATATCGCCAACGATATTTTCGGAAAACGCACCCAAATGGTAGTGCATGGCATCTCCATGGGAGCCGCAACCACCATGATGGTATCCGGAGAAGCGCAACAGCCTTTTGTGAAATGCTTCGTAGAAGATTGCGGTTATACGAGTGTATGGGACGAGTTTTCATTCCAACTGAAAGATATGTTCGGACTGCCTGAATTTCCGTTAATGTACACCACCAGCTGGCTATGCAATGCCAAGTATGGTTGGAATTTCCAAGAAGCTTCTTCCTTGGAACAAGTGAAGAAATGCAGCCTTCCCATGTTCTTCATCCATGGAGATGCGGATACGTACGTACCTACCCGTATGGTCTACCCTTTGTATGAAGCCAAGAGCGAACCGAAAGAATTATGGATTGTACCCGGCGCCACGCATGCCATGTCCTACAAAGATTATCCGCAGGAATATACGGAGCGCGTAAAGAAATTTGTAGGGAAATACATCCGTTGA
- a CDS encoding shikimate dehydrogenase family protein, whose amino-acid sequence MQKYGLIGYPLKHSFSIGYFNEKFKAENIDAEYVNFEIPRIEDFMEVIEENSNLCGLNVTIPYKEQVIPYLDELDKDTAKIGAVNVIKIIRLPKGKVKLIGCNSDIIGFTQSIEPLLQPHHKKALILGTGGASKAVYRGLENLGIESVFVSRTKKDSSFLTYEELSPEIMAEYTVIVNCTPVGMFPKVDFCPNIPYEELTPNHLLYDLLYNPNETLFMKKGKAQGAVTKNGLEMLLLQAFAAWEIWNK is encoded by the coding sequence ATGCAGAAATATGGTCTAATCGGTTACCCGCTGAAACATTCGTTCTCCATCGGATACTTCAATGAGAAATTCAAAGCAGAGAACATCGACGCAGAATATGTGAACTTCGAAATTCCCCGCATCGAAGACTTCATGGAAGTGATTGAGGAGAATTCCAACCTCTGCGGACTCAATGTAACCATTCCTTATAAAGAACAAGTCATCCCCTACCTTGATGAACTGGACAAGGATACAGCCAAAATAGGCGCGGTCAACGTCATCAAAATCATCCGTCTCCCCAAAGGAAAGGTCAAACTGATAGGCTGCAACTCGGACATCATCGGATTTACGCAATCCATTGAACCGCTACTGCAACCCCACCACAAGAAAGCGCTGATTCTGGGTACAGGCGGTGCTTCCAAAGCCGTATACCGCGGTCTGGAGAACTTAGGAATAGAAAGCGTCTTCGTGTCACGCACCAAAAAGGACAGCAGCTTCCTCACCTACGAGGAACTGTCTCCGGAGATTATGGCCGAATATACGGTCATAGTCAACTGTACGCCTGTCGGCATGTTCCCCAAAGTGGACTTTTGCCCGAACATTCCATACGAAGAGCTTACCCCCAACCATTTGCTCTACGATTTGTTATACAATCCAAACGAAACACTCTTCATGAAGAAAGGCAAAGCACAAGGGGCTGTCACCAAGAATGGACTCGAAATGCTGCTGTTACAAGCCTTTGCTGCATGGGAAATTTGGAACAAATAA
- the ubiE gene encoding bifunctional demethylmenaquinone methyltransferase/2-methoxy-6-polyprenyl-1,4-benzoquinol methylase UbiE yields the protein MNYPQEYIKPYGNEGKKSEQVEEMFDNIAPAYDKLNHTLSMGIDRSWRKKAINALRPFHPRRIMDVATGTGDFAILACRELQPDTLIGTDISEGMMNVGREKVKQAHLSDKISFAREDCTSLSFADGSFDAVTVAFGIRNFDGLDKGLSEICRVLVPGGHLVILELSTPDRFPMKQLFSVYSKVVIPLLGKCISKDNSAYTYLPQSIRAFPQGEIMQGVIRKAGFSEVRFRRLTFGICTLYIAKK from the coding sequence ATGAACTACCCCCAAGAGTACATCAAGCCTTACGGTAACGAGGGCAAGAAGAGTGAACAGGTCGAAGAAATGTTCGACAACATCGCCCCTGCTTACGACAAGCTGAACCATACCCTGTCAATGGGCATAGACCGCAGCTGGCGCAAGAAGGCGATTAACGCGCTCCGCCCCTTCCACCCCCGACGTATCATGGATGTAGCGACCGGAACCGGCGACTTTGCCATACTTGCCTGCCGCGAACTGCAACCCGATACGCTGATAGGAACCGACATCTCCGAAGGCATGATGAATGTGGGACGTGAAAAAGTAAAACAGGCGCACCTCTCGGACAAGATTTCCTTTGCCCGGGAGGACTGCACCTCTCTCTCGTTTGCCGACGGAAGTTTTGATGCCGTAACCGTAGCGTTCGGCATCCGCAACTTCGACGGACTGGACAAAGGGCTGTCCGAAATATGCCGCGTGCTGGTGCCCGGCGGACATCTCGTCATACTGGAGCTATCCACCCCGGACCGCTTCCCTATGAAACAGCTCTTCTCCGTCTATTCCAAAGTCGTGATTCCGCTGCTCGGCAAATGTATCTCGAAAGACAACAGCGCCTACACCTACCTGCCTCAAAGCATCCGCGCCTTTCCGCAAGGCGAAATCATGCAGGGAGTAATCCGCAAGGCAGGATTCAGCGAAGTACGTTTCCGGCGGCTGACTTTCGGAATATGCACTTTATACATCGCTAAGAAATAG
- a CDS encoding phosphoribosylaminoimidazolesuccinocarboxamide synthase translates to MKALTATDFNFPGQKSVYHGKVRDVYNINGEKLVMVATDRISAFDVVLPKGIPFKGQMLNQIAAKFLDATTDICPNWKMATPDPMVTVGVMCEGFPVEMIVRGYLCGSAWRAYKSGVREICGVKLPEGMKENQKFPEPIITPTTKAEIGEHDADISKEEILAKGLATPEEYAILEKYTMALFKRGTEIAAERGLILVDTKYEFGKHNGTIYLMDEIHTPDSSRYFYSEGYEERFAKGEPQKQLSKEFVREWLMDNGFQGKEGQQVPEMTDEIVTSISERYIELYEHITGEKFVKEDTSNIAERIEKNVTEYLKK, encoded by the coding sequence ATGAAAGCATTAACAGCAACAGATTTCAACTTTCCCGGACAAAAGAGCGTCTATCATGGAAAGGTACGCGATGTGTACAACATCAACGGTGAAAAGTTAGTTATGGTCGCTACCGACCGCATTTCGGCCTTCGACGTAGTATTGCCGAAAGGCATTCCCTTCAAAGGACAAATGCTGAACCAGATTGCAGCCAAATTCCTCGACGCCACCACCGACATCTGTCCCAACTGGAAAATGGCCACTCCCGACCCCATGGTAACAGTGGGCGTGATGTGCGAAGGTTTCCCGGTTGAAATGATTGTACGCGGTTATCTCTGCGGTAGCGCATGGCGCGCCTACAAAAGCGGCGTCCGCGAAATCTGCGGCGTGAAGCTGCCCGAAGGCATGAAAGAGAACCAAAAGTTCCCCGAACCTATCATCACCCCGACTACGAAAGCCGAAATCGGCGAACACGATGCCGATATCTCCAAAGAGGAGATTCTTGCCAAAGGCCTGGCTACTCCCGAAGAATATGCAATTCTGGAGAAATACACAATGGCCCTCTTCAAACGCGGTACGGAAATCGCAGCAGAACGCGGCTTGATCCTTGTCGATACCAAATATGAATTCGGCAAGCACAACGGCACCATCTACCTCATGGACGAAATCCACACTCCGGACTCCAGCCGTTACTTCTACTCCGAAGGTTACGAAGAGCGCTTTGCCAAAGGCGAACCGCAAAAGCAGCTTTCAAAGGAGTTCGTACGCGAATGGTTGATGGACAACGGCTTCCAGGGCAAAGAAGGACAACAGGTTCCGGAAATGACAGACGAAATCGTAACTTCCATCAGCGAACGCTACATCGAACTGTACGAACACATCACCGGTGAGAAGTTCGTGAAAGAAGATACAAGCAATATCGCCGAACGCATCGAAAAGAACGTAACGGAATACTTGAAGAAATGA
- a CDS encoding PhoH family protein, with amino-acid sequence MIEKLIVLEDIDPVIFYGVNNANMQLIKALYPKLRIVARGNVIKVLGDEEEMCAFEENITKLEKYCAEYNSLKEEVIIDIIKGNAPQAEKSGNVIVFSVTGKPIIPRSENQLKLVEAFAKNDMVFAIGPAGSGKTYTAIALAVRALKNKEIKKIILSRPAVEAGEKLGFLPGDMKDKIDPYLQPLYDALQDMIPAAKLKEYMELNIIQIAPLAFMRGRTLNDAVVILDEAQNTTTQQIKMFLTRMGTNTKMIVTGDMTQIDLPSSQTSGLVQALRILKGVKGISFIELNKKDIVRHKLVTQIVEAYEKFEKEAKAERERKKLTTQ; translated from the coding sequence ATGATAGAAAAACTGATTGTTCTTGAGGATATTGACCCGGTTATTTTTTACGGCGTAAACAACGCCAATATGCAACTGATAAAAGCCTTGTACCCTAAGCTCCGCATCGTTGCCCGCGGCAATGTGATCAAAGTGCTGGGAGACGAAGAAGAAATGTGCGCATTCGAGGAAAACATCACCAAACTCGAAAAGTATTGCGCCGAATACAATTCACTGAAAGAGGAAGTTATCATTGATATAATCAAAGGCAATGCCCCGCAGGCGGAAAAGTCGGGCAACGTCATCGTGTTCAGCGTGACGGGAAAACCAATCATCCCCCGCAGCGAAAACCAGTTGAAGCTGGTGGAGGCTTTCGCCAAAAACGACATGGTATTCGCCATCGGCCCTGCCGGATCGGGTAAGACATATACAGCCATTGCCCTTGCCGTACGCGCACTGAAGAACAAGGAGATAAAGAAAATAATCCTCAGCCGTCCCGCCGTAGAAGCCGGAGAGAAGCTCGGCTTCCTGCCCGGTGACATGAAGGACAAGATAGACCCGTACCTGCAACCGCTGTACGACGCATTGCAGGACATGATACCTGCCGCCAAACTGAAAGAGTACATGGAATTGAACATCATTCAGATTGCCCCCCTCGCTTTCATGCGCGGACGCACGCTGAACGACGCCGTAGTGATTCTGGACGAAGCGCAAAACACCACCACCCAACAGATAAAGATGTTCCTCACCCGCATGGGCACGAACACCAAAATGATTGTTACCGGTGACATGACTCAGATTGACCTGCCTTCTTCCCAGACTTCCGGCTTGGTACAAGCACTCCGCATCCTGAAAGGCGTGAAAGGCATCAGCTTCATCGAACTGAACAAGAAAGACATCGTACGCCATAAGCTGGTAACCCAGATTGTGGAGGCCTACGAGAAGTTCGAGAAAGAAGCAAAAGCGGAACGAGAGAGAAAGAAACTCACCACACAGTAA
- a CDS encoding B3/4 domain-containing protein, whose amino-acid sequence MYNITVSEEIKRACPVFKGAAVYAEVTNTTFCKELWDEINAFTHELTATTQADDIKLQPAIAATREVYKRCGKDPSRYRPSAEALRRRLMRGLELYRIDTLVDLINLVSLRTGYSIGGFDADKIQGNSLELGIGRAEEPFEGIGRGVLNIEGLPVYRDSAGGIGTPTSDNERTKMGLETRHILAIVNGYSGNDGLAEAAGMIQELLRKYAASDGGTVLYFE is encoded by the coding sequence ATGTACAACATCACCGTATCAGAAGAAATCAAAAGAGCCTGCCCCGTCTTTAAAGGAGCAGCCGTATATGCAGAGGTCACCAACACCACATTCTGCAAAGAGCTTTGGGACGAGATAAACGCCTTTACACATGAGCTGACCGCCACCACACAAGCGGATGACATCAAACTGCAACCTGCCATTGCAGCCACTCGCGAAGTCTACAAGCGTTGCGGAAAAGATCCGAGCCGTTACCGTCCCTCGGCCGAAGCATTGCGCCGCCGCCTCATGCGGGGATTGGAACTTTACCGGATTGATACGCTGGTGGACCTGATCAACCTTGTTTCACTCCGCACCGGATATTCCATAGGCGGCTTTGACGCAGACAAGATACAGGGCAACAGCCTCGAACTCGGAATAGGACGTGCGGAAGAGCCTTTCGAAGGCATCGGACGCGGAGTGCTGAATATCGAAGGGCTTCCCGTCTACCGCGACTCCGCAGGCGGCATAGGCACCCCGACCAGCGACAACGAACGCACCAAAATGGGACTCGAAACCCGGCATATCCTCGCCATCGTGAACGGTTATAGCGGGAACGACGGACTGGCGGAAGCTGCCGGAATGATACAGGAGCTCCTGCGGAAGTATGCCGCTTCCGACGGCGGAACAGTGCTCTACTTTGAATAA
- a CDS encoding DUF6078 family protein: protein MKPSLKTKPHNYAYCFATNEQCPQRRECLHALVAELPMKASRTPEFVICSIDPRYIATLEGKGGCALFRSSTPSRYACGMSQLYDEVPSKAVSQVRWKVQRCFTCRSFYFAGRKGERLISPDEQKKIAAVFRQLCPGIQPVYDRFEEAYEW from the coding sequence ATGAAACCAAGCCTGAAAACCAAGCCTCATAACTATGCCTATTGCTTTGCCACGAACGAACAATGCCCGCAACGCAGAGAGTGCCTGCACGCACTGGTGGCGGAACTCCCCATGAAAGCGTCCCGGACTCCGGAATTCGTGATATGCTCCATAGACCCGCGCTACATAGCCACACTGGAAGGCAAAGGCGGCTGCGCACTCTTCCGCAGTTCCACACCCAGCCGGTACGCCTGCGGAATGTCGCAACTGTATGACGAAGTGCCCAGCAAAGCGGTAAGCCAAGTGAGATGGAAGGTACAACGCTGCTTTACGTGCCGCAGCTTCTACTTCGCCGGCCGCAAAGGCGAAAGGCTCATTTCGCCCGACGAACAGAAAAAGATCGCCGCCGTATTCCGTCAACTGTGCCCCGGCATACAGCCCGTATACGACAGGTTTGAAGAGGCATACGAATGGTGA
- the pgeF gene encoding peptidoglycan editing factor PgeF: MISLTKDKRMLGYEALAPYPDISCFVTTRHGGCSTGNYASFNCTPYTGDHPDCVRKNQELLCAALPFTPRELVIPFQTHGISSLIIDETYLNATHSERQSMLQGVDALITRTPRCCICISTADCIPILLYDKEHHAIAAVHAGWRGTVRHILAHTLRRMQATCGTEGKDIIACIGPGISFASFEVGDEVHEAFRAEGFPMEQISAWKPETHKYHIDLWKANHLQLSDFGVPSRQIETAGICTYRQHEDFFSARRLGIKSGRILSGIMLNG; this comes from the coding sequence ATGATCTCCCTGACAAAAGATAAAAGAATGTTGGGATATGAGGCGCTTGCCCCCTATCCCGACATTTCTTGTTTTGTAACCACCCGTCACGGCGGATGCAGCACCGGCAACTATGCATCCTTCAACTGCACCCCCTACACCGGGGACCATCCGGATTGCGTACGCAAGAACCAAGAGTTGCTATGCGCCGCCCTGCCCTTCACACCGCGGGAACTGGTTATCCCTTTCCAAACTCATGGCATCAGCTCACTCATCATCGACGAAACCTACCTGAACGCAACGCACAGCGAACGTCAATCCATGCTGCAAGGCGTCGACGCACTTATCACACGCACACCCCGCTGTTGCATCTGCATCTCTACCGCCGACTGCATCCCCATACTGCTCTATGACAAGGAACACCATGCCATTGCCGCCGTCCACGCAGGCTGGCGGGGAACGGTTCGCCACATTCTTGCGCATACTCTCCGCCGGATGCAGGCAACCTGCGGTACGGAAGGGAAAGACATCATAGCCTGCATAGGACCGGGCATCTCCTTCGCCTCTTTTGAAGTGGGAGACGAAGTACACGAGGCATTCCGCGCCGAAGGTTTCCCGATGGAACAGATATCCGCGTGGAAACCCGAAACGCACAAATACCACATCGACCTATGGAAAGCCAACCATTTGCAGCTCTCCGATTTCGGGGTGCCTTCCCGGCAGATAGAGACCGCCGGCATCTGCACTTACCGGCAGCACGAGGACTTCTTCTCGGCGCGACGGCTGGGCATCAAGTCGGGACGCATACTGTCGGGAATAATGCTGAACGGATAG
- the obgE gene encoding GTPase ObgE — protein MAESNFVDYVKIYCRSGKGGRGSTHMRREKYIPNGGPDGGDGGRGGHVILRGNRNYWTLLHLRYDRHIMAGHGESGSKNRSFGKDGEDKVIEVPCGTVVYNAETGEYICDVTEHGQEVVLLKGGRGGLGNWHFKTATRQAPRFAQPGEPMQEMTVIMELKLLADVGLVGFPNAGKSTLLSAVSSAKPKIANYPFTTLEPNLGIVSYRDGKSFVMADIPGIIEGASAGKGLGLRFLRHIERNSLLLFMVPADSDDIRKEYEILLNELRTFNPEMLDKQRVLAVTKCDMLDQELMDEIEPTLPENIPHVFISAISGMGISVLKDLLWEELNKESNKIEGKVESIAHRAKDMSHLKEELKEEGEDEDLNYEYIDDEDIEDLEDFEYEEEDWEEDGK, from the coding sequence ATGGCTGAATCGAATTTCGTTGACTACGTAAAAATCTATTGCCGTTCCGGTAAGGGCGGCCGAGGCTCCACGCACATGCGGCGTGAAAAATACATACCCAATGGCGGCCCCGACGGTGGTGACGGAGGACGAGGAGGTCACGTAATCCTTCGCGGAAACCGCAACTACTGGACATTGCTGCACTTGCGCTACGACCGTCACATCATGGCAGGCCATGGAGAATCGGGTTCAAAGAACCGCAGCTTCGGCAAGGACGGAGAAGACAAAGTGATCGAAGTGCCCTGCGGTACGGTGGTGTACAATGCCGAAACCGGCGAATACATCTGCGACGTCACCGAGCATGGACAGGAAGTTGTCCTGCTGAAAGGCGGACGCGGCGGACTGGGCAACTGGCATTTCAAGACCGCCACCCGTCAAGCCCCCCGCTTTGCCCAGCCGGGCGAACCGATGCAGGAAATGACGGTTATCATGGAGTTGAAGCTGCTGGCAGACGTCGGTCTGGTAGGTTTCCCGAATGCGGGAAAATCAACGCTGCTCTCGGCGGTATCTTCAGCTAAGCCGAAAATAGCCAATTATCCCTTTACCACGCTGGAACCCAATCTCGGCATCGTGTCCTATCGCGACGGCAAATCGTTCGTCATGGCGGACATTCCCGGCATCATCGAAGGTGCAAGCGCAGGCAAAGGCCTGGGACTCCGCTTCCTGCGCCACATCGAGCGCAACTCGCTCCTGCTGTTCATGGTTCCCGCCGACAGCGACGACATCCGCAAAGAGTATGAAATCCTGCTGAACGAACTACGCACCTTCAACCCCGAAATGCTGGACAAGCAGCGCGTGCTTGCCGTCACGAAATGCGACATGCTGGACCAAGAGCTTATGGACGAAATAGAGCCTACCCTGCCCGAAAACATCCCGCACGTATTCATCTCGGCAATCTCCGGCATGGGCATCTCCGTTCTGAAAGATCTGCTGTGGGAAGAGCTGAACAAGGAGAGCAACAAGATAGAAGGCAAAGTGGAAAGCATCGCTCACCGCGCCAAAGACATGAGCCACCTGAAAGAAGAGCTGAAAGAGGAAGGCGAGGACGAAGACCTCAACTACGAATACATTGACGACGAGGACATCGAAGACCTCGAAGACTTTGAATATGAAGAAGAGGACTGGGAGGAAGACGGAAAATGA
- a CDS encoding adenylate kinase: MLNIVIFGAPGSGKGTQSERIVAKYGINHISTGDVLRAEIKNGTELGKTAKGYIDQGQLLPDELIIDILASTLDSFKDSKGVIFDGFPRTIAQAEALKKMLAERGQSVNVMLDLDVPEDELMKRLIKRGQESGRADDNEETIKKRLTVYHSQTAPLIDWYKNEKLYAHIKGIGELETITADVCKAIDAAK, encoded by the coding sequence ATGTTGAACATTGTAATTTTCGGTGCTCCCGGTTCAGGAAAGGGAACACAAAGCGAGAGAATCGTAGCAAAGTATGGCATCAACCATATCTCAACCGGAGACGTGTTGCGTGCAGAAATCAAAAACGGGACAGAACTGGGTAAGACAGCCAAAGGCTACATCGACCAGGGCCAACTGCTGCCGGACGAATTGATTATCGACATCCTGGCAAGCACGCTGGACAGTTTCAAAGACAGCAAAGGCGTCATCTTCGACGGATTTCCCCGCACCATCGCACAGGCTGAGGCATTGAAGAAAATGCTTGCCGAACGCGGACAGAGCGTAAACGTAATGCTGGACCTTGACGTACCCGAAGACGAACTGATGAAACGCCTCATCAAACGCGGACAAGAGTCGGGCCGCGCCGATGACAACGAAGAGACTATCAAGAAGCGCCTCACAGTATATCATTCGCAGACAGCTCCGCTGATAGACTGGTACAAGAACGAGAAACTCTATGCACACATCAAAGGTATCGGTGAACTGGAAACCATTACGGCAGATGTTTGCAAAGCAATTGACGCAGCGAAATAA
- the hpt gene encoding hypoxanthine phosphoribosyltransferase: MDTIQIKDKMFTVSIKEQDILKEVSRVANEINRDLAGKNPLFLSVLNGSFMFTADLMKRITIPCEISFVKLASYQGVSSTGVIKEVIGINEDISDRTIVIVEDIVDTGLTMQRLLETLGTRGPKDIHIASLLVKPEKLKVDLNIEYVAMNIPNDFIVGYGLDYDGFGRNYPDIYTVVD, from the coding sequence ATGGATACCATACAAATAAAAGACAAAATGTTCACCGTTTCCATCAAGGAACAGGACATATTGAAAGAAGTGTCTCGTGTAGCGAACGAAATCAACCGCGATTTGGCCGGTAAAAATCCGCTTTTCCTTAGTGTATTGAACGGTTCGTTCATGTTTACCGCCGACCTGATGAAGCGCATCACCATTCCCTGTGAAATTTCTTTCGTAAAACTTGCTTCTTATCAGGGAGTATCTTCTACGGGAGTTATCAAAGAAGTAATCGGCATCAACGAAGATATCTCCGACCGTACAATCGTTATCGTCGAAGATATTGTAGATACCGGGCTCACCATGCAGCGTCTGCTGGAAACTCTGGGCACACGCGGACCTAAAGACATCCACATCGCCTCATTGCTGGTGAAACCCGAAAAGCTGAAGGTCGACTTAAACATCGAATACGTAGCCATGAACATTCCCAACGACTTCATCGTGGGCTACGGCCTGGACTATGACGGATTCGGACGCAACTATCCCGACATCTACACCGTAGTGGATTGA
- a CDS encoding phage integrase SAM-like domain-containing protein has translation MGRITINGTQAGFSCKKEVSLALWDVKTNRAKGKSEEARTLNQELDNIKAQITRHYQYICDHDSFVTAKKVYNRYVGFSEECHTLMNLFREQLEPYKKKIGIEKAESTYCGLVADYKSLLLFMKSKKNAEDIVIEELEKSFIEDYYNWMLGTCALANSTVFGRVNTLKWLMYIAQEKGWIRVHPFASFECMPEYKRRSFLSEEELQRIIHIEPRYKRQRAMRDMFLFMCFTGLSYVDLKAITYDNIHTDSDGGTWLMGNRIKTGVAYVVKLLPIAIELIEKYRGTDEKKDSPNVSFR, from the coding sequence ATGGGCCGTATCACCATCAATGGAACCCAAGCCGGTTTCAGTTGTAAGAAAGAAGTGTCCCTCGCTTTGTGGGACGTCAAAACCAACCGGGCCAAAGGCAAGTCCGAGGAGGCCCGTACACTCAATCAGGAGCTTGACAATATCAAGGCGCAAATCACCAGGCACTACCAGTACATCTGCGACCACGACAGTTTTGTTACAGCCAAGAAAGTCTATAACCGCTATGTCGGCTTCTCAGAGGAATGCCACACCCTTATGAACCTTTTCAGGGAACAGCTGGAACCGTATAAAAAGAAAATCGGCATAGAGAAAGCCGAAAGCACCTACTGCGGTCTGGTTGCCGATTACAAGAGTCTCCTGCTTTTCATGAAAAGCAAGAAGAATGCAGAGGATATTGTCATCGAAGAACTTGAGAAATCATTCATCGAGGATTACTACAACTGGATGCTCGGTACATGCGCTTTGGCAAACTCCACTGTCTTCGGGCGTGTCAATACCTTGAAGTGGCTGATGTATATCGCGCAGGAAAAAGGCTGGATACGGGTTCATCCGTTCGCATCATTCGAGTGTATGCCCGAATACAAGAGGCGTTCTTTCCTTTCCGAAGAGGAACTGCAAAGGATAATCCATATAGAACCGAGATACAAACGCCAGCGTGCCATGCGCGACATGTTCCTGTTCATGTGCTTCACCGGTCTTTCCTATGTGGACTTGAAAGCCATAACATACGATAATATCCATACCGACTCCGACGGCGGTACATGGCTGATGGGCAACCGTATAAAAACGGGAGTGGCGTATGTCGTAAAATTATTGCCCATTGCTATCGAACTGATTGAAAAATATAGGGGTACGGATGAAAAGAAAGACTCCCCGAATGTGTCTTTCCGGTAG
- a CDS encoding DUF4465 domain-containing protein, with product MKRKLRFLAGACLFTATALFSGCSSDDDFLMDPVDSGTSQTRAVTNSDGTLTITFDDFDPGMLAGPTSAGENLYSYQGYPQVTTIYDNTPEEYLFLSMFNTVGGSTEYSSGGIALSNWNIRSNQSGNTGDWWYSYLNQCSVYNTAVEAEGQNKEAGHSGSNFGVVYGYVDAYNQAWMAKPEFYFNVPRKLVGLWICNTSYTYGVITYGNQFGSTGVATPLKEMKGYFQVNLECYDANGGLIRTYKRLLADYRNGQQQVDPITTWDYWEINAEGVQSVKFNFEGSDSGAYGLNTPAYICIDDITIQ from the coding sequence ATGAAAAGAAAATTACGCTTTCTGGCAGGTGCCTGTCTATTTACCGCAACCGCCTTGTTCTCTGGCTGTAGCTCGGACGATGACTTTTTGATGGACCCGGTTGATTCCGGAACTTCGCAAACCCGTGCTGTGACAAATTCGGACGGTACTTTAACTATCACTTTCGATGATTTCGATCCCGGCATGTTAGCAGGACCTACCTCGGCCGGAGAAAATCTTTATTCGTACCAAGGGTATCCTCAAGTAACCACCATTTACGACAATACTCCGGAAGAATATCTCTTCCTTTCAATGTTTAATACTGTAGGTGGAAGCACAGAGTATTCCAGCGGCGGCATCGCACTTTCCAACTGGAACATCCGCTCCAATCAGTCGGGAAATACCGGAGACTGGTGGTATTCTTATCTAAACCAATGTTCTGTCTATAACACTGCGGTGGAAGCGGAAGGACAGAATAAGGAAGCCGGGCACAGCGGTTCCAATTTCGGTGTCGTTTACGGATATGTGGATGCTTACAATCAGGCATGGATGGCTAAACCAGAATTTTATTTCAATGTTCCCCGGAAATTGGTCGGCCTGTGGATCTGCAACACCTCATACACTTATGGTGTCATTACTTATGGTAATCAGTTCGGTTCTACGGGGGTAGCGACTCCTCTGAAAGAGATGAAAGGGTATTTCCAAGTGAATCTGGAATGTTATGATGCGAATGGCGGTCTGATCCGCACTTACAAACGTCTTTTAGCCGATTATCGTAACGGCCAACAACAGGTTGATCCTATCACGACATGGGATTATTGGGAAATCAATGCCGAAGGGGTGCAAAGTGTGAAATTCAACTTCGAGGGTTCGGATTCGGGAGCATACGGTTTGAATACTCCGGCTTATATCTGTATTGATGATATCACCATACAATAA